The Bacteroidota bacterium genome window below encodes:
- a CDS encoding ABC transporter permease: MNLSFFIAKRYLFSKKKFSFITIISLISVLGVTIGVAAIIIVLSVFNGFQKRVTDNLVNFDPHIRIEAADSNKLADYNTTIEKLTGEGIKAVAPYTLNKGMLTNAKYNKVLFIKGTDQNKISDVSGIKNLKWLGEFNLEDEGDYGGIVIGLTLADQMRVNHIGDTLTLLSPVGLESSVTQFVEPKTKKFIVRGIFDADDKDYNLKYAYISIENSQYLFDLGDKVNGIEMRLADINDSEKEKTRLMSLLGKNFNVMTWYDLHSDFYSILKLERIVAFIILSIIIAVASFNILGSLTMTVIEKKRDIGVLKAMGASDNMIMKIFLYEGISVGLIGMISGSLLGLAVTLGQLYFKFYRLDPSIYKIDAMPVVLTLQDFIYVPLAAFVLCFLASLYPSKRASSLKPVDSIRWE, translated from the coding sequence TTGAATCTTTCCTTTTTTATAGCAAAGCGGTATTTATTTTCAAAAAAGAAATTTAGTTTTATAACTATTATTTCCCTTATCTCAGTGCTCGGTGTAACTATCGGAGTAGCAGCTATCATAATTGTTCTCTCCGTGTTTAATGGATTTCAAAAAAGAGTTACTGATAATCTTGTAAATTTTGACCCTCACATAAGAATTGAAGCAGCTGATTCAAACAAGCTTGCTGACTACAATACAACGATTGAAAAACTTACCGGTGAAGGAATTAAAGCAGTAGCCCCTTATACTTTAAACAAGGGTATGCTGACCAACGCGAAGTACAATAAAGTTTTATTTATAAAAGGAACTGACCAGAATAAGATCAGCGATGTATCGGGTATTAAAAATCTTAAATGGCTTGGAGAGTTTAATCTTGAAGATGAAGGTGACTATGGTGGAATTGTGATAGGTCTTACACTTGCTGACCAGATGCGTGTCAATCATATTGGTGACACGCTTACACTTCTTAGTCCCGTGGGACTTGAATCATCAGTTACGCAATTTGTTGAACCCAAAACTAAAAAATTTATAGTGAGAGGAATTTTTGATGCCGATGATAAAGATTATAATTTAAAGTATGCCTATATATCTATTGAAAATTCTCAATATCTTTTTGATTTAGGGGATAAGGTTAACGGAATTGAAATGCGGCTTGCAGATATAAATGATTCAGAAAAAGAGAAAACAAGACTGATGAGTCTGCTCGGCAAAAATTTTAACGTAATGACCTGGTATGATCTGCACAGTGATTTTTACTCCATCCTGAAACTAGAAAGAATTGTTGCATTTATAATTCTGAGTATAATCATTGCCGTTGCATCTTTTAACATTCTCGGTTCACTCACAATGACTGTTATAGAAAAGAAGCGGGACATAGGAGTATTAAAAGCAATGGGCGCAAGTGATAACATGATAATGAAAATATTTTTATATGAAGGAATTTCAGTGGGTTTGATAGGTATGATAAGCGGAAGCTTGCTGGGACTTGCTGTTACATTGGGACAGTTATATTTTAAATTTTACAGACTTGACCCTTCAATTTACAAAATAGATGCTATGCCTGTTGTATTAACTCTGCAGGACTTTATTTATGTACCTCTTGCGGCATTTGTTTTATGTTTTCTTGCATCACTTTATCCTTCAAAGAGAGCTTCTTCACTGAAACCTGTTGATTCAATCAGATGGGAGTAA
- a CDS encoding ABC transporter ATP-binding protein — protein MEKKLLLDIREIKKAYKISKEKNLEVLKGINLQINREEIVAIVGKSGAGKSTLLHLIGTLDTPDSGKIFFDGTDVYAMKEKELSKFRNSKIGFIFQFHHLLPEFTAIENVMIPSMVAGKEDRAKAAELLKEVGIEDRKNHRPNEISGGEAQRIAIARALINSPDLILADEPTGNLDTQNAEAVMNLIFNLRNKFKQSFIIVTHNEEFAQRCDRVIRMNDGLIV, from the coding sequence ATGGAAAAGAAATTATTATTAGATATTAGGGAAATTAAAAAAGCTTACAAAATAAGCAAAGAAAAAAATCTTGAAGTGCTGAAGGGTATCAATCTTCAGATCAACAGAGAGGAAATTGTAGCCATAGTTGGGAAATCCGGCGCAGGAAAAAGTACTTTGCTTCATCTGATTGGCACACTTGATACGCCTGATTCTGGTAAAATATTTTTTGACGGAACCGATGTATATGCAATGAAAGAAAAGGAACTTTCAAAGTTCAGAAACAGCAAGATAGGTTTTATATTTCAGTTTCATCATTTGCTCCCTGAGTTTACTGCTATAGAAAATGTTATGATACCTTCAATGGTAGCAGGAAAAGAGGACAGAGCAAAAGCTGCAGAATTGTTAAAGGAGGTAGGCATTGAAGATAGAAAAAATCACAGACCAAATGAAATTTCAGGAGGTGAAGCCCAGAGAATTGCAATTGCAAGAGCACTGATAAATTCACCTGATTTGATTTTAGCAGATGAGCCGACAGGAAATCTTGATACACAAAATGCAGAGGCAGTTATGAATCTGATTTTTAATCTTAGAAATAAATTCAAGCAGTCATTTATTATTGTAACTCACAACGAAGAGTTTGCGCAGCGATGCGACAGAGTAATACGAATGAATGACGGACTTATTGTATAA
- a CDS encoding phosphate ABC transporter ATP-binding protein encodes MKPIKIHVENLDLFYGNVQALKKISLGLEPNKVTALMGPSGCGKSTFLRTLNRMNDLIDSCRIEGKIEIDGEDIYSKEVDVVALRKKVGMVFQKSNPFPKSIYDNIAYGPRINGVTKKSELDEIVETSCIKAALWNEVKDRLHESAIGLSGGQQQRVCIARALAVNPEIILMDEPASALDPIATAKIEELIFELKNNITIIIVTHNLQQAARVSDKCAFFLSGELVEFSSTRKMFTKPEDERTQRYITGKFG; translated from the coding sequence TTGAAACCCATTAAAATTCACGTAGAAAATTTAGATCTGTTTTACGGAAATGTTCAAGCGCTGAAGAAGATTTCCTTAGGATTGGAACCAAACAAAGTCACTGCTCTTATGGGACCATCGGGCTGCGGGAAATCTACATTCCTCAGAACGCTGAACCGTATGAATGATTTGATTGACTCATGCAGAATAGAAGGTAAGATTGAAATTGACGGCGAAGATATTTATAGCAAAGAAGTTGACGTTGTAGCGCTTAGAAAAAAAGTCGGGATGGTTTTTCAAAAATCAAATCCGTTTCCGAAATCAATTTATGATAACATTGCATACGGTCCCAGAATAAACGGCGTTACAAAAAAAAGCGAGCTGGATGAAATAGTTGAGACGAGCTGTATAAAAGCTGCGCTGTGGAATGAGGTGAAGGACAGGTTACATGAATCAGCAATTGGACTTTCAGGAGGACAGCAGCAAAGAGTTTGCATTGCGCGCGCGCTTGCAGTAAACCCGGAGATTATTTTAATGGATGAACCTGCATCTGCGCTTGACCCGATTGCAACTGCGAAGATAGAGGAATTAATTTTTGAGTTAAAGAACAACATCACAATTATAATTGTAACACATAATTTACAGCAGGCAGCAAGAGTAAGCGATAAGTGCGCATTTTTTTTATCGGGAGAATTAGTTGAGTTTAGTTCAACAAGAAAAATGTTTACAAAACCGGAAGATGAGAGGACACAAAGATATATTACCGGGAAGTTCGGTTAA
- the phoU gene encoding phosphate signaling complex protein PhoU, with protein MYQYLEEELDQLRTRIIKMGSLVEEQIDLAFKALYEQNLELANIVIERDDKVDKYDVKIDKQCQRIFALTQPVAIDLRLIMSAMNINNDLERMGDIAVNIAERTMNFIGYKELLERIELPEMSKKVQSIVKGAIDSFVNNDAEMASEIIKLDRIIDKAYEDIFDRLIHEMSENKDLIKPCSHAITLLRNIERLADHSTNVAEDVIFLVDAKIIKHRKDISGAEDSPAS; from the coding sequence ATGTATCAGTATTTAGAAGAAGAGTTAGACCAGCTCCGCACCAGAATTATAAAAATGGGAAGCTTAGTTGAAGAGCAGATTGACCTTGCTTTCAAGGCACTCTATGAGCAAAACCTTGAGCTTGCAAATATTGTAATCGAGCGCGATGACAAGGTAGATAAATACGATGTAAAGATAGATAAACAGTGCCAGAGAATTTTTGCGCTTACTCAGCCTGTGGCAATAGACTTAAGACTGATTATGTCTGCAATGAATATCAATAATGATTTAGAACGCATGGGAGATATTGCTGTAAATATTGCAGAGCGAACAATGAATTTCATAGGATATAAAGAGCTGCTTGAAAGAATTGAGCTTCCTGAGATGTCAAAAAAAGTGCAGTCAATTGTTAAAGGCGCGATAGATTCATTTGTAAATAATGATGCAGAGATGGCTTCGGAAATAATAAAGCTTGATAGAATTATTGATAAAGCTTACGAAGATATTTTTGACAGACTCATTCATGAGATGTCGGAGAATAAAGATCTGATAAAGCCGTGCTCGCATGCTATTACTTTATTAAGAAATATTGAAAGACTTGCAGACCACTCAACTAATGTAGCCGAAGATGTTATATTTTTAGTAGACGCAAAAATAATAAAGCACAGGAAAGATATTTCCGGTGCGGAAGACTCCCCTGCTTCATAG
- a CDS encoding TonB-dependent receptor plug domain-containing protein — MNEKSGFFVNNKGLGQYNRISFNNFNDNEIGFFRDGIQLNNSLFGIFDPELISINEIEKIEVVSNTSSFIYGVNSYGKAINIITKDKFEPKPFSQLRYSQDRSGSLFADVSFTIPFSNKFNFLIRANNHSGDGLYTNSDFSAWRANGRMSWFPSAKWNFKLDFDYSKISRGLNNGLVFLGRDLSSQSVIDSLRDPKASVVDPTGREENRNYNASLSAYSRIFGNNSLATAQLYYTHYYRSFGGKDFPFTPLASSFHVDDKYNTQRLGLNLTFNKRFVFSDNQSVEFTLLNNYYNDNYDINLQTDSLNRNTSEYNIGIGFLSGKIDYYLNKILLSAMAKEEKNLSNSTEPNFSYGGEGKLKLINRNNFNLGIFAGANHVVFRFNDNFDPDIIYDKLYYNNYEAGIDFKLENITSLVAFNSSNFYSSVKFNLITGVSKFTLKSENNFKVNSFSGSLPFFSKNDISYSDKLFKNKLDLKIGVNLKFISNFQYYSIYYPETLWDRFYGYGSFTNLYEISKPSNNKFIADLYIGARIGHANVNFTLANIFNSFYYDTFMFPADDRGGLGNVISRFTIVWDFIN, encoded by the coding sequence TTGAATGAGAAGTCAGGATTTTTTGTGAACAACAAAGGACTTGGGCAATATAACAGAATAAGTTTTAATAATTTTAATGATAATGAAATAGGATTTTTTAGAGACGGTATACAGCTTAACAATAGTCTTTTCGGAATATTTGACCCTGAACTAATTTCAATAAATGAGATTGAAAAAATTGAAGTTGTTTCAAACACCAGTTCGTTTATCTACGGAGTTAATTCATATGGTAAAGCAATAAACATTATTACTAAAGATAAGTTTGAACCGAAACCTTTTTCCCAGCTGAGATATTCACAGGACCGTTCAGGTTCATTGTTTGCAGATGTTTCTTTTACAATTCCTTTTTCCAATAAATTTAATTTTTTAATCAGAGCAAATAATCATTCAGGCGATGGTTTATATACAAATTCTGATTTCAGCGCATGGAGAGCAAACGGAAGAATGAGCTGGTTCCCTTCTGCAAAGTGGAACTTCAAACTTGATTTTGATTATTCTAAAATCTCACGGGGCTTAAACAACGGATTAGTTTTTTTAGGGAGAGATTTAAGCAGTCAATCTGTGATAGACAGTTTACGTGATCCTAAAGCTTCTGTTGTTGACCCGACAGGAAGAGAAGAGAATAGAAATTATAATGCTTCCCTTTCAGCATATTCAAGAATTTTCGGCAATAATTCGCTTGCTACTGCTCAACTTTATTATACACATTATTATAGAAGTTTTGGAGGGAAAGATTTCCCTTTTACACCACTGGCATCATCATTTCATGTTGACGACAAATATAACACGCAAAGATTAGGTTTAAATCTCACATTTAATAAACGTTTCGTTTTTTCCGACAACCAATCGGTAGAGTTTACATTGTTAAATAATTACTACAATGATAACTATGATATAAATCTTCAAACAGATAGTCTTAACAGAAATACTTCAGAATATAATATTGGTATAGGATTTCTTTCAGGAAAGATTGATTACTATCTTAATAAGATTCTTCTCTCAGCAATGGCAAAGGAAGAAAAGAACCTGAGTAATTCTACAGAGCCTAATTTCAGTTATGGAGGAGAAGGGAAACTTAAATTAATCAATAGAAATAATTTCAATTTAGGCATTTTTGCAGGTGCAAACCACGTAGTGTTTAGATTCAACGATAACTTCGACCCTGATATTATTTATGACAAACTTTATTATAATAATTATGAAGCCGGGATTGATTTTAAATTGGAAAACATTACTTCTTTAGTTGCTTTTAACAGTTCAAATTTTTACTCATCTGTAAAATTTAATCTAATCACAGGTGTATCTAAGTTTACTTTAAAGTCCGAAAATAATTTTAAGGTAAATAGTTTTTCCGGTTCATTACCATTTTTTTCTAAAAACGATATTTCTTACTCAGATAAATTATTTAAAAATAAATTAGACTTAAAAATAGGAGTAAACTTAAAATTTATTTCGAACTTCCAGTATTACAGTATTTATTATCCTGAAACTCTTTGGGATAGATTTTACGGTTATGGTTCTTTTACAAATTTATACGAAATCTCAAAACCCAGCAACAATAAATTCATCGCTGATTTATATATAGGGGCAAGAATCGGTCACGCTAATGTAAACTTTACGCTCGCGAATATTTTTAACAGTTTCTACTATGATACCTTTATGTTTCCTGCGGATGACAGAGGCGGTTTAGGAAATGTGATTTCGAGATTTACAATTGTGTGGGATTTTATAAATTAG
- a CDS encoding glycosyltransferase family 9 protein translates to MKILINALSGNGDALMFSPSLRLLKEKIPDAQIDMLVMFKSVKEMYEHSPFLNNIYHVNFLKQSKFKSVKELFTLRKNNYDVSINVYPSNRTEYNLVNSFLGAKKRLGHHYTHSDVLRLENLNNVTADEIPNRHNVLQNFDLVKTIISADEKEVKGLEIFLSEDDKRKSEQWLKENELAGKTLVGFHAGSAVLKNHIHKRWDKKKFAELGRLLREKYSAKILLFGNEFDLNLEIDEMLDGQGVLASTSNYMDSMARMRFCNLFVSNDSAFLHSAAAFKIPTVGIFGYTNAQELFPWGTRHLIVRIELDCSPCFYNSPKPVQCLWTGKDEYKCMKLITVEDVFEACRILLEKTTLPIQN, encoded by the coding sequence ATGAAGATTTTAATAAATGCGCTTTCCGGTAACGGTGATGCATTGATGTTTTCTCCCTCTTTAAGATTACTGAAGGAGAAAATTCCGGATGCTCAGATAGATATGCTTGTGATGTTTAAGTCCGTTAAAGAAATGTATGAGCATAGCCCGTTTCTTAATAACATTTACCACGTAAATTTTTTAAAACAGTCAAAGTTCAAATCAGTTAAAGAACTTTTCACTCTTCGTAAAAATAATTATGACGTTTCAATAAACGTTTATCCTTCCAATCGGACTGAATATAATCTTGTAAATAGTTTTCTCGGAGCAAAAAAAAGACTGGGGCATCACTACACTCATTCCGATGTACTCAGGCTTGAAAATCTTAATAACGTTACTGCCGATGAAATACCGAACAGGCATAATGTTCTCCAGAATTTTGACTTAGTGAAAACAATAATATCAGCAGATGAAAAAGAAGTTAAAGGACTCGAAATTTTTTTAAGCGAAGATGATAAAAGAAAATCCGAACAATGGTTAAAAGAGAATGAATTAGCGGGTAAAACACTTGTCGGGTTTCATGCAGGTTCGGCTGTTTTAAAAAATCATATCCACAAAAGATGGGATAAGAAAAAATTTGCCGAGCTTGGAAGATTGCTCAGAGAAAAATATAGTGCAAAGATTTTACTGTTCGGAAATGAATTTGATCTGAATCTTGAAATCGATGAGATGCTTGACGGGCAGGGAGTGCTTGCTTCTACTTCCAACTATATGGACTCCATGGCACGTATGAGATTTTGTAATTTGTTTGTCTCAAACGATTCTGCCTTCCTTCACAGCGCAGCTGCATTTAAAATTCCAACTGTGGGAATATTCGGATATACTAACGCTCAGGAGCTTTTCCCATGGGGAACAAGACATTTGATTGTAAGAATTGAACTCGATTGCAGCCCTTGCTTTTACAACTCGCCTAAACCTGTACAATGCTTATGGACAGGAAAAGATGAATATAAATGCATGAAGTTAATTACAGTGGAAGATGTATTTGAAGCCTGCAGAATATTACTTGAGAAAACTACATTACCAATACAGAATTAA